A window of Ignavibacteriales bacterium genomic DNA:
CTAGTGCGGAGAGAGTATGGCGAAGAAGGTACACATTGCTGTCGTGTTCAACGAGCCCACGGTCGCAACATCAACCGGGAGGAAATTCATCTCGGAGATGGGGAAGATCGAGGCGGCCGTGACGCGCGCACAGGTGATCTCGGCGAACCAGGCGCAGTCCGTCGATTTGTCTGAAGTAGGCGTTCTCGAAGAACGGGCGCAAGTCCAGGACGCGTTATCGAAGACCGGCTACAAGACGTCGCTCTTTAATATGAACAGCGACATCAAACGGCTTATTCAGTTCATCGAAGAAAAAGAACCCGATCTTATCTTCAATCTGTGTGAGTCTGTCGGCGACGAGGCGACGCATGAAATGTTTGTTGCAGGTCTCTACGAACTGATGGGAGTTCCCTACACCGGGGCTGGCGCATTTGCTCTCGGCACGTGCCAGAACAAGGCGCGGACCAAGCAGATCCTGAGCTTTTATGATATCAAGGTCCCCAAGTTCGCCCTGTATAAGAACGCCAACGAGGTCGTTGAGGACAGCTTCAACTTGAAGTTTCCGGTGATTGTGAAGCCCTCGCTTGAAGACGCGAGCGTGGGGATTGATAATGGTTCGGTTGTCGACAACTTTCCTGCTCTGAAAAAACGTGTCCGCCATATCTTCCAGAACTTCGATCAGCCGGCTCTCGTCGATGAATACATCGAGGGGCGGGAACTCAACGTTGCCATCATCGGCAACCGGCGGCCGATCATTCTGCCGATTTCAGAGATAGACTTTTCCGGGCTGCCAGCCGAGTTGCCGAAGATTGTGACGTATGCGGCGAAGTGGTTGGAGGGAACGGACGAGTACAAAGGTACGGTCGGTGTCTGTCCGGCTCAGATTCCTCCGGAGGTCGAGAAGCAGGCGAAGGAGATTGCTCTGCAGGCCTACCGCGTCATGGGATGCCGCGACTACGCGCGCGTCGACATGCGGCTCGACAAAAACAACAACCTGTATGTCATCGAAGTCAATCCGAATCCCGACATCAGCGACGATGCGGGCTTCGCGCGCTCTGCGCGGGCGTACGGATACTCGTTCGACGAAATCATCAACAAGATTGTGGAGTACGCGCTTGAGCGTACACCGTAAGAGAAGCCATGGCCATCCGCCCGTTTCGTGCAGAAGATCTTGAACCGCTTGTGGCCCTGGTGAAAGCGACGGATGTATTCCGGCCGGAGGAAGTGGATGTTGCGCGGGAGTTGATGGAGGTAGTGGCCAGGCAGCCCGGGCAGAAGGATTATGTGATCTCGACGCATGAAGATGAGAGCGGCACCATCCGCGGATACTACTGCATAGGGCAGACACCTATGACAGAATCCACATACGATTTGTACTGGATAGCGGTTGATCCCCGGGTCCATGGTCAGGGAATCGGGAAGCAGCTGCTTCGGCACAGTGAGGAGTACATCAAAGAACACGGCGGCAAACTTGTTGTCGCTGAGACTTCCTCGCTGCCGAAGTACGAGAAGACACGATTGTTTTACGAGCACAATCATTACACCGAGGCGTCGCGCATCAACGACTACTATGCTCGTGGCGACGGGCTCGTGGTGTACATCAAATACCTCTGAGGAGGAACAAACAACCTGTATGGAACTCTGGCAAGAGATGTTGCGACAGAGTGTGGACAGCGGTAAGGATCTCGTCGAACGGTTTGGATTTGACAAGGAGCTCGCCGAAAGGCTGAACAAGCTCTTTCACATCCGAGTGAATCCGTACTATCTCAGCTTGATCCGCTATCCCGGCGACCCCATTTGGCTCCAATGCATCCCCGATGCTGTGGAGCTCGAAGATCGCAACGGTCTGGAAGATCCACTGAACGAAGACGCTGACAGTCCTGTTCCGAGCATCACGCATCGTTACCCCGACAGGGCGCTCTTTCTCGTCACGAGCCAATGCTCCATGTATTGCCGGTTCTGTACGAGGAAGCGCAAGGTGAGCGACTCCACCAAGATCAACTCGAAGTGGATCCAGGATGGCGTTGACTATATTGCGGCGCATCCGGAGATTCGTGATGTCATCCTATCGGGCGGCGATCCGTTGATGGTTACTGACTACGTGCTCGAGCGCATCCTTTCCAGCCTGCGCGCGATTCCTCACGTCGAGATCATCCGTCTGGGCACAAAAATGCCATGCGTGCTCCCTCAGCGCATCACGCCGAAACTGTGCAAGATGCTGAAGAAATACCATCCTATCTACGTCAATACCCACTTCAATCACCCATGGGAGTGCACGCCTGAAGCGGACAAAGCGTGCGCGATGCTGGCCGATGCCGGTTGCCCGGTCGGTAACCAGGCGGTTCTGATGAAAGGGGTCAACGATGACGCCGACGTCATGCTTGATCTCCATCGCAAACTGCTCAAGATGCGTGTCCGGCCGTACTACATCTACCAGGCTGATCTGACCAAGGGGACCAATCATTTCAGGACCCCGGTTCGCAAGGGTCTGGAGATCATGGACAAGCTGCGCGGGCACACGTCGGGCCTGGCAATTCCCTACTATGTGATCGATGCGCCGGGCGGCGGCGGAAAGATACCGTTGCTGCCGCAATACGTCCTCGGACGGAACGGGAAAGATATCATCCTTCGCAACTACAAGTATGAAATCTTCACGTATCCGGATGTCGAGGAAGAACAGCCCGAACCGCAGCTGGTCGTGGAGACAAAATACCGGCGCCGCCGGAGGATGACGGAGAAGAAGGTGGTTCCGAACGAACCGGCAAAACGCGAGTTAGAACCGGAGCCGGTGAACAAATAGGTCCCTCCATTCACCTTTTGAGAAAGCCCGCGCTTGCTAGCTGCGGGCTTTTTTGTTTCATTAGAGACAGAATAATCCTCGAACAGAGGATTTGATCATTCCAATGAGGGAGATGACCCATGCCAACGCTCGGACCAGAAACAGTCAGACTGATTCAGGAAGTCCTTCGCGAAGAACACGTTGATGGCTGGCTGTTCTATAATTTTCGCGGTTCCAATGTTTTTGCCACCCGCATCCTGAGCCTTCCGGCGCATATCATGCAAACGCGCCGCTATTTCTACTTCATCCCGGCCTCCGGCGTGCCGCAGAAACTCGTTCACAACATCGAACAGTGGAACCTCGACGGTATCCCCGGCGACAAGACGCTGTACGTCAGCTGGCAGTCGCTGCGGGAAGGCATCCGGAAGATTGTCGGCGGAGCAAAGAAGGTCGCCATGGAGTACTCGCCGATGAACAACATCCCCTACGTCTCCAATGTCGATGCCGGAACGGTGGAGCTCGTACGTTCGCTCGGGCTGGAAGTTGTCACGTCCGCAGATCTGGTCTCGCGGTTCGAGTCCACATGGGACGATGAGCAGACCGAAGACAACATGATGACGGCGAAGCACCTTCGCCAGATCGTCGATGTGACATTCGGTTTCATCAAGCAGAGGATCAATGCCGGGACGCCGACGACGGAATACGATGTGCAGTTGTTCATGCTTTCCGAGTTCAAGAAGCGCGATCTCTTCTCCGAGAGCGACCCGAACTGTTCGGTGAACGCGAACAGCGCGAACCCCCATTATGAACCGACGAAGGAAATCCACAGCCCGCTGCACAAGGGGGATTTCGTGCTCCTGGACCTGTGGGCGAAGAAGAACAAACCGCGTTCAGTGTATGGGGACATTACGTGGACCGGGTATATCGGGGAATCAGTGCCCGATGAGTATACGAAGATTTTCGAAGTGGTGAAGGGGGGACGCGATGCCGCGATCCGCTTCGTGCAGGATTCATTCAAGGCGGGGAAGGAGATTTGCGGTTTCCAGATCGACGACGCCGCCCGGAACTACTTCAAAGAGAAGGGATACGATCAGTATTTCGTCCATCGCACGGGGCACTCCATCGGTGAGGAGATCCATGGCAACGGGGCGAATATCGACAACCTCGAAACCCGCGATGAGCGGAAGATCATCCCCCGGACTTCATTTTCCATCGAGCCCGGAATCTATCTGCCCGGAAAATTCGGTGTGAGGACTGAGATCGACATGTATATCACGAAGTCGAAAGAGGCGGTTGTAACAGGATTACCGATGCAGGAAAAAGTGGTCGCGATTTTGTCGTAGCAGCAATCTTGTCGGACAGGTTGACAAGCTGTCCAACAGGTGATCCTACTTCTGAACCCTCAGCAGATTGACCAGAGCAAGTGCCAGGAAAATGATGTTGGCGAGCCAGGCAGTGAGGAGGGGATTGAGATCCCCGTTATAACCAAACACCTGGCTCGTTTTCATGAAGCCCAGGTAGATAAACGTCACTGCCACACACACGCCGAAATCGATCGCAATGCCGCTGCGTCGCTTGATCGACGCGAAGGGGACGCCGAAGAGGACCACGATGACGCTCGCGAAGGGGAATGCGATCTTGTTGTGGTAATCGACCAGCCACCGCGAGACATCCTGCCCGGCTTTCTGCTGATTCGTGATGAACTCCCGTAGGTCTGTGTAGTTCATCTCGTCCGGCTTCCGCTGCTTCTTCTCGATGTCGGTGGGGCTGATGCTGAGCCTCCCCAGCGCCATTCGGTTAAAAGGTGTGATACGCTCGGTCTCTCCTTCGAATTCCCTGATACCGCCGTTGATCAGAATCCATCCATCCCGGAGTGAATCTCCCTCGTTCGCCCAGGGATGTCCCCACTCCATCTGCCGCGCATCATATCGTCTCCGGAGCACAGTTGCGTTGGAATCCGCAAATTCTTCGACGCTGACCCTGTATCCGACCTGTTTCACACTCTCATAATAGTTGATCGAAACGAGGCGCGTTTTCCCGTCCTGAAAGAACAGCGGCAGCATGCTTCGATTGCTCAGCGAGGGTCTGAGGTTTGTTCGTTCGATCGACGCCTTTTTCTGATTGGCGTACGGCACAATCCAGCCGTTGAAATAGATCGACAGGATGCTGACGGCGAGAGCAACGAGGATGAACGGCGTGAGGAACCGGTAGAGGCTGAGTCCGCTCGACTTCATGGCCGGAAGTTCGTTTTGATTCGTCAACCGGCCAACGACGAACAGCGCTCCCAGGAGCATCGCCACCGGCGTCATGAGCTTGATGATCTCCGGCGTGAAGGCGAGGTAGTATTGAACGATCGTCATGAGTGGTGCGTTCGCGTCGATGAAGTCATCCAGGTGCTCCATCATGTCGATGACAACAAAAATCAGCAGGAACGTGACGAGGCCAAAGATGACGGTGCTGAGGAACTGACGGATGATATAGCGGTCGAGGATGGTCACGCGGACGCTTCCTCGGAACGCCATTGCTTCGGGACGAGCCGCAGAAGCATGGACCAGTTGATGGTCAGATTCTCCCGGGCGGTCCTGAATGTGAGGTAGAGGCCCATGATTCCGATGATGATGTTGGCAGACCACATACCGAACCAGGGGTCGATAAACCCGCGGTCGGCCAGCTTCTCACCACCGATGAGGCATGACCAATAGAGGAGGAAGAACCCGAGGCTCAGGCTGGCAGCGACGCCGAAGGTCCCTCGCCTCGCCATGATGCCGAGCGGCGCTCCGATCAGTACGAACACGATGCAAGCAAACGGGATCGAATATTTCTTGTATATTTCGACGGAGTATTCGTGAATCCGTCGGGCGAAGTAGCCTGCGCGTGCCTGTTCACCTTCAAGCGATGACGAGAGTGATGCCATCCGGGCCTCAGCTCCTGTGATCGGATCTCCAAGGTACAGAGCCTGGAAGTCCGGGCTCCTTTTCGGGTTATACACGGCGTCAAGTTCACGTTGCACAAGGGCGGCAATATGGGCCCGTGATGTATCGAGAAGTTGGCGGAGACTGTCGACAATCGTCGTCATGGCAGAGGCACTCAGCTCACGGTCGCCCCGTGAGAAAGCACTCTCCTGCGAGCGCTGAAAATCGAACCCCTCGGCGTTCATTGCAATCCGGTGCTTTTCGAAACGGATCTTCCGGTACTGGTTGAAATCGGCCATGCTCAGCTCGTGGATCTCCCCGTCATAAAGATCCATGATCAACTTCTGGTAGTCCGGCGAGAACGACACTGTTCCGTGGTCCGCTGTGACGGTCGTGCTGACCGCGCTGTTGGTATAATCAAAGATCGTCACTCCTTCGAGGTCGTTGGTGTGTTCGAAGGTTTTCCGCACCAGGATGCTGTATCCCTGAATCTCGCGGGGATCCGAAAACATGCCGGGCATGATCGAGAATGTCGGTTTCTTCCGATAGATGTCGGTCATCAGCATCTTTGCGCGGTGGTTGGCATCGGGGAGCACCCTGTTGTTGAAGAGCACCAGAAGGTAGCAGAGAAGCATCGAAAGAAGGAATACCGGGGCGACCATCCTGTACAGGCTTATCCCGCTCGCTCGCATCGCCGTGATCTCGTTCCCCGATGAGAGATTGCCGAACGCCATGAGCGTGGCGACAAGCACGGCCATCGGGACGGCGAGAACGAGCATCCACGCGAGGTTCATGACGATCAGCTCGGCGATGACGCCGGCGCTCAGCCCCTTCCCCGCCAACTGGTCCATCTTCTGCATGACAAACTGCAGCAGAAAAATGAAGACAAGGACGGAGACTGAAAATAAGAAAGGGGTTACGTGCCGCTGCAGAATATGGCGTGAAAGAATGGACATACTATTGGAAATATACTCAGAATGGTCTCTGATTACAAGTGACGTCGTGTCGGCTCTGCAGGCGTCGCAGGTGCGTATTCCTGAATCGTCCCCGGCGCAGAGCACAAGGGTTTGGTTGATTTGCTCTGTGGCTTTGTGTATCTTAGCGTCAAAGATTTCACGAGGAACTCCAACGAATCAACGAGCCGTCGTTTCATGAACCTTGATGACCTTGGGCGCCTGCGAAAAGAATACTCACGCCACGCCCTGAGCGAATCGGACGTTGATCTTGATCCGCTTGTGCAGTTCAGCTGCTGGTTCCAGGAATCGCTGCGTGCCCTCGTGCCGGAGCCGAACGCGATGGCTCTCGCCACTGCGACAGAAGAAGGGAAGCCCTCGGTTCGCATGGTTCTTCTCAAGGGATACGATGAGCGGGGTTTCGTCTTCTATACAAACTATGAGGGAAGAAAATCCTCCGAGCTCTTCAGAAACCCGAACGCAGCGCTGCTCTTCTTCTGGGTTGAACTCGAACGGCAGATTCGTATCGAAGGGACCGTGGAAAAAACTTCACGCGGGGAATCGGAGGAGTACTTCAAGGCACGGCCTCTCGAGAGCCGGCTCGGCGCATGGGCGTCGAGACAGAGTGCGGTGATTCCCGGCCGGAGTGACCTGGAGCAGAAGGTCCTCGATTTGAAAGAGCGTTATGCCGGCCGTGAGGTTCCGGTGCCTCCTTTCTGGGGAGGGTTTCGTCTGCTGCCACAGGTATTTGAGTTCTGGCAGGGGCGGGAAAACCGGCTCCATGACCGCATCCGGTATTCCCTGCAGGGGGGTGTCTGGGTGATCGAGCGGCTCTCTCCGTAAACGAATTCCAATGACCTCTTCAAGTGATAGCGTCCTAATGATGGATCGGTAGTGGATTACCTCGCTGGGGCCCGCATACTCCTGCTGATCGCCTTGATCAGCGCGTTTGTTCTTCTCGCCAGGCGCCTTTCCCGCGCTCTCCTTCCGTCCTTTGTGCTCATCGCAATCGGCTTCGTGCTCCTCCTGCTGGACCTCGTCCTCCGCCCGACTATGGAGGGGGGGCTCTTCTTGGGGGCGAGTGGATTGCCGAACTCCGCAGCTCTTGTACTATTCTATCTCGCGAAGATCGCCGGGTTGGTGGTTCTCCTCTTTGGGCTCTACGGAGTCCACCGGGTTATGGTCGCGGTGTCCGCCCCGGAAGAGATCCAGCGGCAGCAGCGGGTCATCAGCGTCGCCCTCGCGGAGAGTGAGAAGCGGTACCGTCAGTTTTTCGAGGAAGACCTTTCCGGGAATTTTATCGCCGACCGCCAGGGGAAGATTCTCGCCTGCAATCCCTCGTTCGCTTCCATGTTCGGGTACGTCTCCGTGCTGGAGGTCATGAATTCGGAGGGAACGAACTTCTATGAGAGCCCCCGGGCATTTGAGAACTTTACGGAGCTGCTGCGCGAACACCGGCAACTGAAGCACTTTCAGATGATCATGCGGCGGAAGGATGAAAGCCGCATCTACGTCGTGGCGAGCATCACGGGCGAGTTCGATGACGAGAATGATCTCGTGCAGATCCAGGGATTTGTTCTCGACGAAACCGACAGAGTGATGATCGAGCAGACGCTTCGCAACAG
This region includes:
- a CDS encoding ATP-grasp domain-containing protein gives rise to the protein MAKKVHIAVVFNEPTVATSTGRKFISEMGKIEAAVTRAQVISANQAQSVDLSEVGVLEERAQVQDALSKTGYKTSLFNMNSDIKRLIQFIEEKEPDLIFNLCESVGDEATHEMFVAGLYELMGVPYTGAGAFALGTCQNKARTKQILSFYDIKVPKFALYKNANEVVEDSFNLKFPVIVKPSLEDASVGIDNGSVVDNFPALKKRVRHIFQNFDQPALVDEYIEGRELNVAIIGNRRPIILPISEIDFSGLPAELPKIVTYAAKWLEGTDEYKGTVGVCPAQIPPEVEKQAKEIALQAYRVMGCRDYARVDMRLDKNNNLYVIEVNPNPDISDDAGFARSARAYGYSFDEIINKIVEYALERTP
- a CDS encoding N-acetyltransferase — protein: MAIRPFRAEDLEPLVALVKATDVFRPEEVDVARELMEVVARQPGQKDYVISTHEDESGTIRGYYCIGQTPMTESTYDLYWIAVDPRVHGQGIGKQLLRHSEEYIKEHGGKLVVAETSSLPKYEKTRLFYEHNHYTEASRINDYYARGDGLVVYIKYL
- a CDS encoding KamA family radical SAM protein produces the protein MELWQEMLRQSVDSGKDLVERFGFDKELAERLNKLFHIRVNPYYLSLIRYPGDPIWLQCIPDAVELEDRNGLEDPLNEDADSPVPSITHRYPDRALFLVTSQCSMYCRFCTRKRKVSDSTKINSKWIQDGVDYIAAHPEIRDVILSGGDPLMVTDYVLERILSSLRAIPHVEIIRLGTKMPCVLPQRITPKLCKMLKKYHPIYVNTHFNHPWECTPEADKACAMLADAGCPVGNQAVLMKGVNDDADVMLDLHRKLLKMRVRPYYIYQADLTKGTNHFRTPVRKGLEIMDKLRGHTSGLAIPYYVIDAPGGGGKIPLLPQYVLGRNGKDIILRNYKYEIFTYPDVEEEQPEPQLVVETKYRRRRRMTEKKVVPNEPAKRELEPEPVNK
- a CDS encoding M24 family metallopeptidase produces the protein MPTLGPETVRLIQEVLREEHVDGWLFYNFRGSNVFATRILSLPAHIMQTRRYFYFIPASGVPQKLVHNIEQWNLDGIPGDKTLYVSWQSLREGIRKIVGGAKKVAMEYSPMNNIPYVSNVDAGTVELVRSLGLEVVTSADLVSRFESTWDDEQTEDNMMTAKHLRQIVDVTFGFIKQRINAGTPTTEYDVQLFMLSEFKKRDLFSESDPNCSVNANSANPHYEPTKEIHSPLHKGDFVLLDLWAKKNKPRSVYGDITWTGYIGESVPDEYTKIFEVVKGGRDAAIRFVQDSFKAGKEICGFQIDDAARNYFKEKGYDQYFVHRTGHSIGEEIHGNGANIDNLETRDERKIIPRTSFSIEPGIYLPGKFGVRTEIDMYITKSKEAVVTGLPMQEKVVAILS
- a CDS encoding LptF/LptG family permease, with the protein product MTILDRYIIRQFLSTVIFGLVTFLLIFVVIDMMEHLDDFIDANAPLMTIVQYYLAFTPEIIKLMTPVAMLLGALFVVGRLTNQNELPAMKSSGLSLYRFLTPFILVALAVSILSIYFNGWIVPYANQKKASIERTNLRPSLSNRSMLPLFFQDGKTRLVSINYYESVKQVGYRVSVEEFADSNATVLRRRYDARQMEWGHPWANEGDSLRDGWILINGGIREFEGETERITPFNRMALGRLSISPTDIEKKQRKPDEMNYTDLREFITNQQKAGQDVSRWLVDYHNKIAFPFASVIVVLFGVPFASIKRRSGIAIDFGVCVAVTFIYLGFMKTSQVFGYNGDLNPLLTAWLANIIFLALALVNLLRVQK
- a CDS encoding LptF/LptG family permease yields the protein MSILSRHILQRHVTPFLFSVSVLVFIFLLQFVMQKMDQLAGKGLSAGVIAELIVMNLAWMLVLAVPMAVLVATLMAFGNLSSGNEITAMRASGISLYRMVAPVFLLSMLLCYLLVLFNNRVLPDANHRAKMLMTDIYRKKPTFSIMPGMFSDPREIQGYSILVRKTFEHTNDLEGVTIFDYTNSAVSTTVTADHGTVSFSPDYQKLIMDLYDGEIHELSMADFNQYRKIRFEKHRIAMNAEGFDFQRSQESAFSRGDRELSASAMTTIVDSLRQLLDTSRAHIAALVQRELDAVYNPKRSPDFQALYLGDPITGAEARMASLSSSLEGEQARAGYFARRIHEYSVEIYKKYSIPFACIVFVLIGAPLGIMARRGTFGVAASLSLGFFLLYWSCLIGGEKLADRGFIDPWFGMWSANIIIGIMGLYLTFRTARENLTINWSMLLRLVPKQWRSEEASA
- the pdxH gene encoding pyridoxamine 5'-phosphate oxidase, with amino-acid sequence MNLDDLGRLRKEYSRHALSESDVDLDPLVQFSCWFQESLRALVPEPNAMALATATEEGKPSVRMVLLKGYDERGFVFYTNYEGRKSSELFRNPNAALLFFWVELERQIRIEGTVEKTSRGESEEYFKARPLESRLGAWASRQSAVIPGRSDLEQKVLDLKERYAGREVPVPPFWGGFRLLPQVFEFWQGRENRLHDRIRYSLQGGVWVIERLSP